In Spirochaeta lutea, the sequence AGGAATTCAAACCGTTACACCCGTGGCTCACCGGCCCCTGGCAAAGCGGATGATAGAGCTCGGAGGCGGTATTATCAGTGAATACGGGCTGGAGGATGCAGTAGCAAAATGGCAGTTTGTAGAGCGAAATCGCATTATAGCAGGACTAACGCGGCTTACCTGTGTAGTTGAAGCCCCGATTTCCTCAGGTGCCTTGCATACTGCCCGGTTTGCCCTGGAGGAAGGACGGGAAGTGGTGGTGCATGGAATTGCATGTACTGGAGGCGAGGCTGGGCGGGGGGCCGCTGAGTTAATTCAAGGCGGAGCACCAAAGATTCGTCGGTTTGAGGATATCAGACAGGTTCTGGCCGAGCTTCCTGTGATGGAAAGGAATATCTAGGATTAAGGATGAGAGAGCAGGGATTAGTAGGGATAGAGGATTATCTGGATTATTCAAAACACATCCGCAAACAGAGTGAGCATACCATCAATGCCTATAAACGCGATTTAGATGCGGCCTCCCAATGGTTTGCCGACCAAGAACTCAACGATTTTACCATCGGACACCGGGATCTTCGAGCCTACCTCGCGTTTTGTACAAACCGGGGCCTTTCTCCGCGGACAATAAACAGAAGGTTCTCTGCGCTTAGGAGCTACTCACGGTATTGGGTTCGAGTTCGGGGAAGAGCCAAGGCCGGATTGGATGCAGCCGTGGGCCTAATACGGAGTATACGTACAAAAAAACGCTTACCGGAGTTTCTTTTTCCCAAGGAGATGGAGACCCTACTTTCGGAGAATCCCGCCGCAGAATCCAGGGGAACACAACCACCCTGGATGCAAAGCCGTGACAACGCCCTTTGGGAGATCATGTACTCTACAGGGTGCCGAGTTTCGGAAACAGCGGCTATGACCCTGGGTAGTTTTAATTCGGGTACTTCCCGAATGAAGGTCCTAGGCAAAGGACAGAAACAGCGATTTGTTTTTCTCGGTCAACCAGCGAGAGCTGCCTTGGAGGAGTATCTGGTGTACCGCAGGGCGTTCCTCCGCCGGATGAGGGTGGATCATGATTATTTATGGGTAAACAACCATGGAAATCCCCTCAGCGTCCGTGGAATTCAGTATCTTTTAGAAAAGCGTCTCCAGGGGATGA encodes:
- a CDS encoding tyrosine-type recombinase/integrase — its product is MREQGLVGIEDYLDYSKHIRKQSEHTINAYKRDLDAASQWFADQELNDFTIGHRDLRAYLAFCTNRGLSPRTINRRFSALRSYSRYWVRVRGRAKAGLDAAVGLIRSIRTKKRLPEFLFPKEMETLLSENPAAESRGTQPPWMQSRDNALWEIMYSTGCRVSETAAMTLGSFNSGTSRMKVLGKGQKQRFVFLGQPARAALEEYLVYRRAFLRRMRVDHDYLWVNNHGNPLSVRGIQYLLEKRLQGMNVQKHLSPHGIRHSFATHILNNGADIRVVQELLGHKNLSTTQVYTHLNLNRLRDTYNQAHPHGQRRERKDHGKT